From a single Halobellus ruber genomic region:
- the leuD gene encoding 3-isopropylmalate dehydratase small subunit, which yields MTDEIPEIDSVTGTGVPIRGNDIDTDQIIPARFMKVVTFDGLGEFAFFDLRFDDEDARKDHPFNEPAFQDASVMAVNANFGCGSSREHAPQALMRWGIDAIVGESFAEIFAGNCLALGIPTVTADHEAIVDLQTWIDDNPDGEIHVDVGNETVTYGDTTIEATVDDAQRRALTEGVWDTTALMKSNADAVAEKAAALPYTDA from the coding sequence GTGACCGACGAGATCCCCGAGATCGACTCGGTAACCGGGACGGGCGTCCCGATCCGGGGCAACGACATCGACACCGACCAGATCATCCCCGCGCGGTTTATGAAGGTCGTCACCTTCGACGGCCTCGGGGAGTTCGCCTTCTTCGACCTCCGGTTCGACGACGAGGACGCCCGGAAGGACCACCCGTTCAACGAGCCGGCGTTCCAGGACGCCTCCGTGATGGCGGTCAACGCCAATTTCGGCTGCGGCTCCTCGCGGGAGCACGCCCCCCAGGCGCTGATGCGGTGGGGGATCGACGCCATCGTGGGCGAGTCCTTCGCGGAGATCTTCGCGGGCAACTGCCTCGCGCTGGGGATCCCGACGGTCACGGCCGACCACGAGGCGATCGTCGACCTCCAGACGTGGATCGACGACAACCCCGACGGGGAGATCCACGTCGACGTCGGAAACGAGACCGTCACCTACGGCGACACCACCATCGAGGCGACGGTCGACGACGCACAGCGACGGGCACTCACGGAAGGCGTCTGGGACACCACCGCGCTGATGAAGTCCAACGCCGACGCGGTCGCCGAGAAGGCCGCCGCCTTACCCTACACTGATGCGTGA
- the leuC gene encoding 3-isopropylmalate dehydratase large subunit, with protein MSEGTLYDKVWEEHTVSELPTGQTQLFVGLHLIHEVTSPQAFGMLQERDLEVAYPELTHATVDHIVPTADQSRPYRDDAAEEMMAELEENVREAGIEFSDPTTGDQGIVHVIGPEQGLTQPGKTIVCGDSHTSTHGAFGALAFGIGTSQIRDVLATGTVAMEKKAVRKIEVTGELGPGVEAKDVILEVIRRLGTEGGVGYVYEYAGEAIENLDMEGRMSICNMSIEGGARAGYVNPDETTYEWLEETDYFRENPERFAELKPYWESIRSDEDAEYDDVVTIDGSELEPVVTWGTTPGQGIGITEPIPEPESLPADKRDTARRAQEHMRVTPGDTMAGYEIDVAFLGSCTNARLPDLRRAAAVVEGREVHDDVRAMVVPGSQRVKAAAEAEGLDGIFETAGFEWRNAGCSMCLGMNEDQLRGDEACASSSNRNFIGRQGSKDGRTVLMNPRMVAAAAVEGEVTDVRELKEVSVV; from the coding sequence ATGAGCGAGGGAACGCTGTACGACAAGGTATGGGAGGAACACACGGTCTCGGAGCTCCCGACGGGACAGACGCAGCTGTTCGTCGGCCTGCATCTCATCCACGAGGTGACGAGCCCGCAGGCGTTCGGGATGCTACAGGAACGGGACCTGGAGGTCGCCTACCCCGAACTCACCCACGCGACGGTGGACCACATCGTGCCGACCGCCGACCAGTCGCGGCCCTACCGCGACGACGCCGCCGAGGAGATGATGGCGGAACTCGAGGAGAACGTCCGGGAGGCGGGCATCGAGTTTTCGGATCCCACGACCGGCGACCAGGGGATCGTCCACGTCATCGGCCCCGAGCAGGGGCTGACCCAGCCCGGGAAGACGATCGTCTGCGGCGACTCCCACACCTCGACGCACGGCGCCTTCGGCGCCTTGGCCTTCGGGATCGGGACGAGTCAGATCCGCGACGTGCTCGCGACGGGGACCGTCGCGATGGAGAAGAAGGCTGTTCGGAAGATCGAGGTCACGGGCGAACTCGGCCCCGGCGTCGAGGCCAAGGACGTCATCCTCGAAGTGATCCGCCGGCTGGGCACCGAGGGCGGCGTCGGCTACGTCTACGAGTACGCCGGCGAGGCCATCGAGAACCTCGATATGGAGGGGCGGATGAGCATCTGCAACATGTCCATCGAGGGCGGCGCCCGCGCGGGCTACGTCAACCCCGACGAGACCACCTACGAGTGGCTGGAGGAGACCGACTACTTCCGGGAGAACCCCGAGCGCTTCGCGGAGCTCAAGCCCTACTGGGAGTCGATCCGCTCGGACGAGGACGCCGAGTACGACGACGTCGTCACCATCGACGGTTCCGAACTGGAGCCCGTCGTCACGTGGGGCACCACCCCCGGCCAGGGCATCGGCATCACCGAGCCGATCCCCGAACCCGAATCCCTGCCGGCGGACAAACGGGACACCGCCCGACGCGCCCAGGAGCACATGCGCGTCACCCCCGGCGACACGATGGCGGGCTACGAGATCGACGTCGCGTTCCTGGGGTCGTGTACGAACGCCCGGCTCCCGGACCTCCGCCGGGCGGCCGCGGTCGTCGAGGGTCGGGAGGTCCACGACGACGTCCGCGCGATGGTCGTCCCCGGCAGCCAGCGCGTGAAGGCCGCCGCCGAGGCCGAGGGCCTCGACGGGATCTTCGAGACCGCCGGCTTCGAGTGGCGCAACGCGGGCTGTTCGATGTGTCTCGGGATGAACGAGGACCAACTGCGGGGCGACGAGGCGTGTGCCTCCTCCTCGAACCGCAACTTCATCGGGCGCCAGGGCTCGAAGGACGGCCGGACCGTCCTCATGAACCCCCGGATGGTCGCCGCCGCGGCGGTCGAAGGCGAAGTGACTGACGTCCGCGAACTGAAGGAGGTGAGTGTCGTATGA
- the ilvC gene encoding ketol-acid reductoisomerase encodes MTDLNTTVYYDDDADRSHIDDKTVAVIGYGSQGHAHSQNLSDSGVDVIVGLREGSSSREAARGDGLRVETPAAAAAEADIVSILVPDSVQPGVFENIRDGLEPGDTLQFAHGFNIHYNQIRPPEDVDVTMVAPKSPGHLVRRNYEANQGTPGLVAIYQNETGEAFDEALAYAHGIGCTRAGVIETTFREETETDLFGEQAVLCGGATALVKAGYETLVDAGYSPEMAYFECLNELKLIVDLMYEGGLSEMWNSVSDTAEYGGLSRGDRLIDDHVRAEMEELLEEVQDGTFAREWIAENQAGRPSYTQLKHAEETHHIEEVGEPLRDLFAWGDEREEAAEAAADD; translated from the coding sequence ATGACAGATCTGAACACGACGGTATACTACGACGACGACGCGGACCGCTCGCACATCGACGACAAGACCGTAGCCGTGATCGGCTACGGCAGCCAGGGTCACGCCCACTCGCAGAACCTCTCGGACAGCGGGGTCGACGTGATCGTCGGCCTCCGGGAGGGATCCTCCTCCCGCGAGGCCGCGCGGGGCGACGGCCTCCGTGTCGAGACGCCCGCGGCGGCGGCCGCCGAGGCGGACATCGTCTCGATCCTGGTCCCGGACTCGGTCCAGCCCGGCGTCTTCGAGAACATCCGCGACGGGCTGGAACCCGGCGACACCCTCCAGTTCGCCCACGGGTTCAACATCCACTACAACCAGATCCGGCCGCCCGAGGACGTCGACGTGACGATGGTGGCGCCGAAGTCGCCCGGGCACCTCGTCCGGCGGAACTACGAGGCCAACCAGGGCACCCCCGGCCTCGTGGCGATCTACCAGAACGAGACGGGCGAGGCGTTCGACGAGGCGCTGGCGTACGCCCACGGGATCGGCTGCACCCGGGCGGGCGTCATCGAAACCACGTTCCGCGAGGAGACCGAGACCGACCTCTTCGGGGAGCAGGCGGTGCTGTGCGGCGGCGCGACCGCCTTGGTGAAGGCGGGCTACGAGACGCTGGTCGACGCCGGCTACTCCCCGGAGATGGCGTACTTCGAGTGTCTGAACGAGCTGAAGCTGATCGTGGATCTGATGTACGAGGGCGGGCTCTCGGAGATGTGGAACTCCGTCTCCGACACCGCCGAATACGGCGGGCTCTCCCGCGGGGACCGCCTCATCGACGATCACGTGCGCGCGGAGATGGAGGAACTGCTGGAGGAGGTTCAGGACGGCACGTTCGCCCGCGAGTGGATCGCCGAGAACCAGGCCGGCCGCCCCTCCTACACGCAGCTGAAACACGCCGAGGAGACCCACCACATCGAGGAGGTGGGCGAGCCCCTGCGCGACCTGTTCGCGTGGGGCGACGAGAGGGAGGAGGCCGCGGAGGCGGCGGCGGACGACTGA
- the ilvN gene encoding acetolactate synthase small subunit: MSSGDDGADRGGRETPPKHGLAGPEPDERPHPEGRRNSQGIRIDPEVEATHEPRRAVFSALVEDEPGVLSRIAGLISRRQFNIESLTVGPTTVDGHSRITMVVEETEPDIDQIRKQLGKLKPVITVGELDEDAVRTELVLLKVEGTEPDKVHAITEMYDGQTLDAGAETITVQLTGDEQEIDDAIDAFRQFGIIEIARTGYAALARGNQPTAPGEKPGTADEPTRPTNTQ, translated from the coding sequence ATGAGTTCGGGTGACGACGGGGCCGACCGCGGCGGACGCGAGACCCCACCGAAACACGGGCTGGCGGGGCCGGAACCCGACGAGCGGCCCCACCCGGAGGGGCGGCGGAACTCCCAGGGGATCCGGATCGATCCCGAAGTCGAGGCGACACACGAGCCGCGCCGGGCGGTGTTCTCCGCCCTAGTGGAGGACGAACCCGGCGTGCTCTCCCGGATCGCGGGGCTGATCTCCCGGCGGCAGTTCAACATCGAGAGCCTCACGGTCGGGCCGACCACCGTCGACGGCCACTCCCGGATCACGATGGTGGTCGAGGAGACCGAACCCGACATCGACCAGATCAGAAAGCAACTCGGAAAGCTCAAGCCCGTCATCACCGTGGGTGAACTCGACGAGGACGCGGTCCGGACCGAACTCGTCCTCCTGAAAGTCGAGGGCACCGAACCCGACAAGGTGCACGCGATCACCGAGATGTACGACGGCCAGACGCTCGACGCCGGTGCCGAGACGATCACGGTACAGCTCACCGGCGACGAACAGGAGATCGACGACGCGATCGACGCGTTCCGGCAGTTCGGCATCATCGAGATCGCGCGGACGGGCTACGCGGCGCTTGCGCGCGGCAACCAACCGACTGCCCCCGGCGAGAAGCCCGGCACCGCGGACGAGCCGACGCGACCGACCAACACACAGTGA
- the ilvB gene encoding biosynthetic-type acetolactate synthase large subunit has product MSKQAPTPDEEPADADPETGADAERAADFRPATTGAESVVHALENAGVEAAFGVQGGAIMPVYDALYHSDIRHVTMAHEQGAAHAADAFGVVNNEPGICLATSGPGATNLVTGIADANMDSDGMLALTGQVPADMVGSDAFQETDTIGVTAPLTKHNYFADNPDSVGDTVGEALALADEGRPGPTLVDLPKDVTLGDTDTEPGPAEPPETTRPQYVADEENVAAAADAIEAAERPLLLFGGGVIKADATEAARSFAREHEIPVVTTMPGIGSFPEDDELCLSWAGMHGTGYANMAITHTDLLIGVGTRFDDRLTGGVDTFAPEAEVIHVDIDPAEISKNVHADYPLIGDAGTVLGQLDDAVDAAPDADEWRRQCQEWKQEYPMDYATPDDEPLKPQFVVEVLDEATADDTIVTTGVGQHQMWASQYWTFTEPRTWVSSHGLGTMGYGLPGAIGARIAADDDREVVCIDGDGSFLMTIQSLSVAVREELDITVAVLNNEYIGMVRQWQDAFFEGRRMAAEYNWCPEFDKLAEAFGARGWRVDDYDEVADTVEAALAYDGPSVIDFHIDPAENVYPMVPSGGANGKFALTEEQL; this is encoded by the coding sequence ATGAGTAAACAGGCACCGACACCGGACGAGGAACCAGCAGACGCCGACCCCGAAACCGGGGCCGACGCGGAACGGGCAGCCGACTTCAGGCCCGCGACCACCGGCGCGGAGTCGGTGGTTCACGCGCTGGAGAACGCCGGCGTCGAGGCCGCCTTCGGCGTCCAGGGCGGGGCGATCATGCCCGTCTACGACGCGCTGTATCACTCCGACATCCGCCACGTCACGATGGCCCACGAGCAGGGCGCGGCCCACGCCGCCGACGCCTTCGGCGTGGTCAACAACGAGCCGGGGATCTGCCTCGCGACCTCCGGCCCCGGCGCGACCAACCTGGTGACGGGCATCGCCGACGCGAACATGGACTCCGACGGGATGTTGGCGCTCACCGGCCAGGTGCCGGCGGATATGGTCGGCTCCGACGCGTTCCAGGAGACCGACACCATCGGCGTGACCGCGCCGCTCACGAAGCACAACTACTTCGCCGACAACCCCGACAGCGTGGGCGACACCGTCGGCGAGGCGCTGGCGCTGGCCGACGAGGGGCGGCCGGGGCCGACGCTCGTCGACCTCCCGAAGGACGTCACCCTCGGCGACACCGACACCGAGCCCGGCCCGGCGGAGCCCCCGGAGACGACCCGGCCGCAGTACGTCGCCGACGAGGAGAACGTCGCGGCCGCCGCCGACGCCATCGAGGCCGCCGAGCGGCCGCTGCTTTTGTTCGGCGGCGGCGTGATCAAGGCCGACGCCACCGAGGCGGCCCGGTCGTTCGCCCGCGAACACGAGATCCCGGTCGTCACCACGATGCCGGGGATCGGGTCGTTCCCCGAGGACGACGAGCTGTGTCTGTCGTGGGCGGGGATGCACGGCACCGGCTACGCGAACATGGCGATCACCCACACCGACCTGCTGATCGGGGTCGGCACGCGGTTCGACGACCGGCTGACCGGCGGCGTCGACACCTTCGCGCCGGAGGCGGAGGTCATCCACGTCGACATCGACCCCGCGGAGATCTCGAAGAACGTCCACGCGGACTACCCGCTGATCGGCGACGCGGGGACCGTCCTCGGCCAGCTGGACGACGCCGTCGACGCCGCGCCCGACGCCGACGAGTGGCGCCGGCAGTGCCAGGAGTGGAAACAGGAGTACCCGATGGACTACGCCACCCCCGACGACGAGCCGCTGAAACCGCAGTTCGTCGTGGAGGTGCTCGACGAGGCCACCGCCGACGACACCATCGTCACCACGGGCGTGGGCCAACACCAGATGTGGGCCTCGCAGTACTGGACGTTCACCGAGCCGCGCACGTGGGTGTCGAGCCACGGCCTCGGGACGATGGGCTACGGCCTCCCCGGCGCGATCGGCGCCCGGATCGCCGCCGACGACGACCGGGAGGTCGTCTGCATCGACGGCGACGGGTCGTTCCTGATGACCATCCAGTCGCTGTCGGTCGCGGTGCGCGAGGAACTCGACATCACCGTCGCGGTGCTCAACAACGAGTACATCGGGATGGTCCGGCAGTGGCAGGACGCCTTCTTCGAGGGCCGGCGGATGGCCGCCGAATACAACTGGTGTCCGGAGTTCGACAAGCTCGCGGAGGCGTTCGGCGCCCGCGGGTGGCGCGTCGACGACTACGACGAGGTCGCCGACACCGTCGAGGCAGCGCTGGCGTACGACGGCCCGTCGGTGATCGACTTCCACATCGATCCCGCGGAGAACGTCTACCCGATGGTTCCCTCGGGTGGCGCCAACGGCAAGTTCGCGCTGACGGAGGAGCAACTATGA
- a CDS encoding LeuA family protein: MVEFFQGTLAHITESEIDNVRIFDTTLRDGEQSPRTSFSYDEKRSIAATLDEMGTHVIEAGFPVNSEAEFESVSDIAAATDTTVCGLARVVDKDVEAALDSGVELVHVFVSTSDVQLADSMHASRQEAVDRAVESVERAKEAGVEVMFSPMDATRTDVDFLAEILSAVDEAGVDWVNIPDTCGVGTPTRFANLVTEIRTFTDAAIDVHAHDDFGLAAANAMAGFEAGASQAQVSVNGIGERAGNAAFEEVVMAAESLYGVDTGIDTTRITEVSRIVEEASDIPVPGNKPVVGRNAFSHESGIHAAGVIENSDTFEPGVMTPDMVGAQREFVLGKHTGTHSVRKRLVESGFAPTDTEVREVTRRVKDYGAEKERVTVDVLTSFARDVGVDRADDDGEVHA, from the coding sequence CTGGTCGAGTTCTTCCAGGGCACGTTAGCCCACATCACTGAATCCGAGATCGACAACGTACGGATTTTCGACACCACGCTCCGCGACGGCGAACAGTCGCCACGTACTTCGTTCAGCTACGACGAGAAGCGTAGCATCGCGGCCACCTTAGACGAGATGGGGACCCACGTCATCGAGGCTGGGTTCCCCGTCAACTCCGAGGCCGAATTCGAGTCCGTGAGCGACATCGCTGCCGCCACCGACACCACCGTCTGCGGGCTGGCACGCGTCGTCGACAAGGACGTCGAGGCCGCTCTCGACTCCGGCGTCGAACTAGTCCACGTCTTCGTGTCCACGAGCGACGTCCAACTGGCGGACTCGATGCACGCCTCCAGACAGGAGGCCGTCGACCGCGCGGTCGAGAGCGTCGAGCGCGCGAAGGAGGCGGGCGTCGAGGTGATGTTCTCGCCCATGGACGCAACCCGGACCGACGTGGACTTCCTGGCGGAGATCCTGAGCGCCGTCGACGAGGCGGGCGTCGACTGGGTCAACATCCCCGATACCTGCGGCGTCGGGACGCCGACCCGGTTTGCCAACCTGGTCACGGAGATCCGCACGTTCACCGACGCCGCGATCGACGTCCACGCCCACGACGACTTCGGGCTCGCGGCCGCCAACGCGATGGCGGGCTTCGAGGCCGGCGCCTCGCAGGCGCAGGTGTCGGTCAACGGCATCGGCGAGCGCGCCGGCAACGCCGCCTTCGAGGAGGTCGTTATGGCGGCGGAGTCGCTGTACGGCGTCGACACCGGGATCGACACCACGCGGATCACCGAGGTCTCGCGGATCGTCGAGGAGGCCAGCGACATCCCGGTCCCCGGCAACAAGCCGGTGGTCGGCCGGAACGCCTTCTCACACGAGAGCGGGATCCACGCCGCGGGCGTCATCGAGAACTCCGACACGTTCGAGCCGGGCGTGATGACCCCCGATATGGTGGGCGCCCAGCGCGAGTTCGTGCTCGGCAAACACACCGGGACCCACTCCGTCCGCAAGCGGTTAGTCGAGTCCGGCTTCGCGCCAACCGACACGGAGGTGCGGGAGGTCACGCGCCGGGTGAAGGACTACGGCGCCGAGAAGGAGCGCGTCACCGTCGACGTGTTGACGAGCTTCGCCCGCGACGTCGGCGTCGACCGCGCCGACGACGACGGGGAGGTCCACGCCTGA
- a CDS encoding DUF5779 family protein, with product MSDFNLNLSEAEEHLDDEDTDVVLGTLDGSTPAEEWIDAIRSGNVLVLAVEGDLNELAKGFARPVRDLGGGLTHFRQFLVVTPPDVEVDTSRL from the coding sequence ATGAGCGACTTCAACCTGAACCTCTCGGAGGCCGAGGAGCACCTCGACGACGAGGACACCGACGTCGTGCTCGGCACGCTCGACGGATCCACGCCGGCCGAGGAGTGGATCGACGCCATCCGCTCGGGGAACGTGCTCGTGCTCGCCGTCGAGGGCGACCTCAACGAACTCGCGAAGGGCTTTGCGCGGCCGGTCAGGGATCTGGGCGGCGGCCTCACCCACTTCCGGCAGTTCCTGGTCGTGACCCCGCCGGACGTCGAGGTCGACACGAGTCGTCTCTGA
- a CDS encoding VOC family protein, giving the protein MLTGVHRLGLEVTDLDAARAFYEDRLGFVPDAEPTGDSGSRVAYGIGAPNDGTSAADDAGTTRLVLRRPTDVPRGGVHTHYAFATTPEAYERWWDRLADLDPVEFSFGATDSLYVFDPAGHCVEIGGFDRDGDGAGGSDAAAGAADADPTAIPPVSDLFEVVLEVRDLPAAEDRYRRLGFEVVDRGDNRRRVRLSGPVDLELWEPQLGIADARGGLHVDLAFTTDDPEAAVEAGGPWPGGMASVPGGLRVVDGDGHVVTFLREGDAA; this is encoded by the coding sequence ATGCTCACCGGCGTCCACCGGCTCGGATTGGAAGTCACGGATCTCGACGCGGCGCGGGCGTTCTACGAGGATCGGCTGGGGTTCGTCCCCGACGCGGAGCCGACCGGGGACTCGGGATCGCGCGTCGCCTACGGGATCGGTGCCCCGAACGACGGCACGTCGGCGGCCGACGACGCCGGGACGACCCGTCTCGTGCTCCGCCGGCCGACGGACGTTCCGCGGGGGGGCGTACACACCCACTACGCGTTCGCGACCACGCCGGAGGCCTACGAACGGTGGTGGGACCGGCTCGCGGACCTCGACCCCGTCGAGTTCTCGTTCGGCGCGACCGACTCGCTGTACGTCTTCGATCCCGCGGGCCACTGTGTCGAGATCGGCGGGTTCGACCGCGACGGGGACGGGGCAGGCGGTTCCGACGCAGCCGCCGGCGCGGCCGACGCCGACCCGACCGCCATCCCCCCGGTGTCGGACCTGTTCGAGGTCGTCCTGGAGGTCAGGGACCTGCCGGCCGCCGAGGATCGGTACCGCCGGCTCGGGTTCGAGGTGGTCGATCGGGGGGACAACCGGCGTCGCGTCCGGCTGTCCGGCCCCGTCGACCTCGAACTCTGGGAGCCGCAGCTCGGGATCGCCGACGCCCGCGGCGGCCTCCACGTCGACCTCGCGTTCACGACCGACGATCCGGAGGCGGCGGTCGAGGCCGGCGGGCCCTGGCCCGGGGGGATGGCGTCGGTTCCCGGGGGCTTGCGGGTCGTCGACGGTGACGGCCACGTGGTGACGTTTCTGCGGGAGGGTGACGCCGCCTGA
- a CDS encoding ATP-binding protein: MLDEILATTLVTALDQVDRTERLRERERRSTRQNARLEEFASVVSHDLRNPLNVAEGRLELASRKCDSEHLTAVSSAHDRMSELIDELLTLARAYDAQVERVPVELDSFVRNCWTNVETDPARLDILTGRTIRADEGRLKRLLENLLRNAVEHGSTSPRSDSRGDAVEHGSTSSRTGSDDAVEHGSDGDRVAIMAGALDDGFYVEDDAPGIPPEERESIFEYGYSTTSAGTGLGLAIAQQCAEIHGWEISVTDGTDGGARFEITGVEITEG; encoded by the coding sequence GTGCTCGACGAGATCCTCGCGACGACGCTCGTGACCGCACTCGACCAGGTGGACCGAACCGAACGGCTCCGGGAGCGCGAGCGACGGTCGACCCGGCAGAACGCCAGGCTCGAGGAGTTCGCGAGCGTGGTCAGCCACGACCTCCGGAACCCGCTCAACGTCGCGGAGGGGCGGCTCGAACTCGCATCCCGGAAGTGCGACAGCGAGCACCTGACGGCGGTGTCGAGTGCCCACGACCGGATGTCCGAACTGATCGACGAACTGCTCACGCTCGCCCGGGCGTACGACGCGCAAGTCGAGCGGGTTCCGGTCGAACTCGACTCGTTCGTCCGGAACTGTTGGACCAACGTCGAGACCGATCCCGCACGACTCGACATCCTCACCGGGCGGACGATCCGCGCGGACGAGGGGCGGCTCAAGCGGCTGTTGGAGAACCTGCTGCGGAACGCTGTGGAGCACGGCTCCACGAGCCCCCGTTCCGACAGTCGCGGGGACGCCGTAGAACACGGGTCCACGAGCAGTCGGACGGGGTCCGACGACGCAGTCGAGCACGGTTCGGATGGCGATCGTGTCGCGATTATGGCGGGTGCGCTCGACGACGGGTTCTACGTCGAGGACGACGCCCCGGGGATCCCCCCGGAGGAACGGGAATCGATCTTCGAGTACGGCTATTCGACCACCTCGGCGGGGACGGGACTCGGGCTCGCGATCGCCCAACAGTGTGCGGAGATCCACGGCTGGGAGATCAGCGTCACCGACGGCACCGACGGCGGCGCCCGCTTCGAGATCACCGGGGTCGAGATCACCGAGGGGTAG
- a CDS encoding RAD55 family ATPase has translation MARIPFGVSRFDKVVDGGAPRGTVVLLVGDAGAGAREFMYTSVTMNAVAHEDSDLFELHYGDLHEDATLPPEVHYLSFTDDEETVRNEMDYVLDAELVDAATDRIEVRDFSPEYFQLSPVPREWYLGETTTLRDLGGGKGRADVLTALGNYLNEHAFDNLVVIDSITDLVAAVSDEMTWNDIAMLVRGLGKAAHRWNGLVLAYVSRETLGANQLGHLMDAADGTLQFEWESGGSKRARTMVVQEFSGVLSQIERENIVRFETEIHDGGFDISDVRKIR, from the coding sequence ATGGCCCGAATCCCGTTCGGAGTCTCCCGCTTCGACAAGGTGGTCGACGGCGGCGCACCGCGGGGGACGGTCGTGCTGCTCGTCGGCGACGCGGGGGCCGGCGCCCGGGAGTTCATGTACACGAGCGTGACGATGAACGCGGTCGCCCACGAGGATTCGGACCTGTTCGAGCTCCACTACGGCGACCTCCACGAGGACGCCACGCTCCCACCGGAAGTCCACTACCTCTCCTTTACCGACGACGAGGAGACGGTCCGTAACGAGATGGACTACGTCCTCGACGCGGAACTCGTCGACGCCGCCACCGACCGGATCGAGGTTCGGGACTTCTCGCCCGAGTACTTCCAGCTGAGCCCCGTTCCTCGGGAGTGGTATCTGGGCGAGACCACGACGCTCCGGGATCTGGGCGGCGGCAAGGGCCGGGCCGACGTGTTGACCGCGCTCGGGAACTACCTCAACGAACACGCCTTCGACAATCTGGTCGTCATCGACTCGATCACCGACCTCGTGGCGGCGGTCTCCGACGAGATGACCTGGAACGACATCGCGATGCTCGTCCGCGGGCTGGGGAAGGCCGCCCACCGGTGGAACGGGCTAGTTTTAGCGTACGTCAGCCGGGAGACGCTCGGCGCAAACCAGCTCGGGCACCTGATGGACGCCGCGGACGGGACCCTCCAGTTCGAGTGGGAGTCCGGCGGATCGAAGCGCGCCCGCACGATGGTCGTCCAGGAATTCAGCGGCGTGCTCTCGCAGATCGAACGCGAGAACATCGTGCGCTTCGAGACCGAGATCCACGACGGCGGGTTCGACATCAGCGACGTTCGGAAGATCCGGTAG
- a CDS encoding beta-ribofuranosylaminobenzene 5'-phosphate synthase family protein — MSRVRVTVGARLHVGFLNLSLAHSRLYGGIGLGLDEPRTVLTAAPADRIECDHAAARGYVERAVDRLGVSGAAVTVESALPRHAGLGSGTRLALAALRAVGRAHGLEPDVRELAPDLGRGGRSGVGVATFESGGFVIDAGHPTEQFTPDRPADGEWTVPRVTVRREIPEAWRFLVVVPDVDRGRSGEAEEESIRSVVEGADPGTADRIAGVVARRLLPAVAEGSHERFGAAIRSVGRLNGTWYAGEQGGVYRPPAGEIVAALHDDPACHGAGQSSWGPCVYAVTHADQVDAARAAGRAALDDAGVPGEVLIASGRNDGADVNPVAGGSVPRNR, encoded by the coding sequence ATGAGTCGCGTCCGCGTGACCGTCGGTGCCCGGCTCCACGTCGGGTTTCTGAACCTCAGCCTGGCCCACAGCCGGTTGTACGGCGGTATCGGGCTCGGCCTCGACGAGCCGCGAACCGTCCTCACCGCCGCGCCGGCCGACCGGATCGAGTGCGATCACGCCGCCGCCCGCGGCTACGTCGAGCGGGCGGTCGACCGCCTCGGCGTTTCGGGGGCGGCCGTCACGGTCGAGTCCGCGCTGCCGCGGCACGCGGGGTTGGGGAGCGGGACCCGCCTCGCCCTCGCCGCGTTGCGGGCGGTCGGAAGGGCCCACGGGCTGGAACCGGACGTGCGGGAGTTGGCGCCCGACCTGGGTCGCGGCGGGCGCTCGGGCGTCGGCGTCGCGACCTTCGAGTCCGGCGGGTTCGTGATCGACGCGGGCCATCCCACCGAGCAGTTCACGCCCGACCGGCCGGCCGACGGGGAGTGGACCGTCCCGCGGGTCACAGTGCGGCGCGAGATCCCCGAGGCGTGGCGGTTCCTCGTCGTCGTCCCCGACGTCGACCGGGGACGGAGCGGCGAGGCCGAGGAGGAGAGCATCCGGTCGGTCGTCGAGGGCGCCGACCCCGGGACTGCAGACCGGATCGCCGGCGTCGTGGCCCGCCGGCTGCTCCCCGCGGTCGCGGAGGGATCCCACGAGCGGTTCGGGGCGGCCATCCGGTCGGTCGGCCGTCTGAACGGCACCTGGTACGCCGGCGAACAGGGTGGGGTGTACCGGCCGCCGGCGGGGGAGATCGTCGCCGCCCTGCACGACGATCCGGCGTGTCACGGCGCCGGGCAGTCCTCCTGGGGACCGTGCGTCTACGCGGTCACCCACGCCGACCAGGTCGACGCGGCACGGGCCGCCGGGCGGGCCGCCCTCGACGACGCCGGAGTCCCCGGGGAGGTGCTGATCGCGTCCGGGCGGAACGACGGCGCGGACGTGAACCCGGTCGCGGGCGGCAGCGTCCCCCGAAACCGTTAA